The following DNA comes from Funiculus sociatus GB2-C1.
TGCAACCCCTGCCAAAGGAGTTTCAGTTAATTCCCGCGTCTTACCCTGGCTAGCGTCCGCAGGCTACAAGCTGACAAGCTGCGTTGTTATGCCGTTTTACATTGGCAGCAGCGAAATAACTGGACAGGAAAATCTCCCCGCTACTGGTCCTGTCATCCTAGCTCCTACCCATCGCTCTCGCTGGGATGCCTTTGTCGTACCTTACGCAGTTGGGAAACCAGTCACAGGTCGTGACTTGCGGATTATGGTATCAGCGGATGAAATGACAGGGTTACAAGGCTGGTTTATCAGTCGCATGGGAGGTTTCCCGGTAGATACGAGAAATCCGGGCTTAGGCAGTTTTCGTCATGGTGTCGAACTTCTCGAAAGAGGGGAAGTGATGGTCATTTTCCCAGAGGGTAACATCTACCAGGATGGGCGACTTCATCCCTTGAAAGCTGGCTTGGCGCGGATCGCAGTGCAAGTAGAATCGGAAAATCCAGGATTGGGCGTTAAAATTGTCCCAATCAGTATTCGTTACGGCAGCCGAGTACCACACTGGGGTTGCGGTGTCAAGGTTAACATCGGTACTCCGATCTCAGTGGCGAATTATTCTTGTACTGGTAAGCCGAAAACAAGTGCGAAAAAATTGACTGCTGATTTAGAAGCTGCGCTGATACAGTTGGATGAAAGCGAAGCGGTGACGGTGGATACGGTTTGTGCGCCAACTCCATTAGAGAAGGTATCAAGCGCTCAAGGATAGATGCTCCTTCCAGCCTCCGACTAGGAACGAGGGGTGAGGAAAATATCAGATACCCAAGGTTAATTCCCAGCTTTTTACAGTACCTGTGTCTAACTGAGCATAGTCCACTACTAACAGGTGCCAAACTCCTGCTGCGGGTGAATCGAGTAGTTGCTTGAGTGCGGGTGTGTTTTGCAGCGTGTAGGTGCCTTGCAACTGGGTTGCAGAACCCAAGGTGCGACCTTGCAACAGTACAGTTTGTCCTGTGGGTGGGATTAAACTCACCTCGATATCCCCCAGGAAGCTGTGTTCAATATTGATACCAATGTGAATATCCCGAACGCTTCCGGTTTGGGGAACTTGAATGGGACTGGTGATACCTTGAGGGTTGTCGTCCGGAATGGCTAGGCTGTTGTTGTTACGTCCATTCAAGACTTGGGAGGGTTTGGACTGTTGGACTCGTTGTTCTTTGGCAGCTTGAACGGCTTTAAAAGCATTGACTTTGCCATAACCGAACCATTGGGAGTAACCGTTGACATCGTAAGTGCCTAGCCGAAAAGCAAGTTGGGGGTCAGGGTCGGGGTCTACAATTTTGTCGGCGGTTTGTTGCAAAATTCGCCTGACTTCTTGTGCAGTTAAATCGGGGTTGGCTGACAAAACTAGGGCGGCGACACCTGCGACGACGGGACAAGCGCTGGAGGTGCCGCCGAAATCGTTGGTAAAGTTGTTAGAGGAGTATCCGGCTGCGCCTAGTCGGTCAGCGGTTAAGACTCCTAGTCCGGGCAGGGCGGTTCGGACTTCCGGGGCGGTGCTGATATATCCGGTTTGTTCAAACCACATCCCCGGTGGGGCGTTGTTGCTGGGGGCAGAGATGGTTACGTTCCCCCAGTTACTGTAGGCGGATTTTTTACTCAGGCTGGTACAGGCGGAAACGGTGATTACGTCTGGATGAACGGTGAAACCGCCTAGCCACTGGGTGGGGCCTTTTAGGAGGTTATTTGGCCAGCCTTGTTCGTTGATGGTACCGCTGATGGGGCGATTGGCGTTACCAGCAGCAAAGACGATGACGCAGCCTTTGCGATCGCGTCCTATTGTAGCAGCACGGGTGAGGGCGGCGCGTTGTCGTAGGGAAAGAGGAAAGTATACGGCTGCTGGCCCCCAGCTACAGGAGATGACGCTGGCACCGTTTTGGATTGCCCACTCAAATAGTTGTTCGATGCTTTCGTCATCTAAGAATCCTGTGGTGCGGAGGGGCATTAAGGCACAACCAGGCGCAACTCCCACAATGCCACTGCCAGTTTCTTCGGCAACTGCAACTCCAGCGCAGGCGGTACCGTGGTTTTCGTCTTGCTCTCCCGGTAGGGGCAAGAAGTCTTGGTCTTTGAAGTCTTTGGGGGCGACGATTTTTCCGGCACCTTGAAAGTCTGGGTGGTTGAGGTCAAAGCCATCATCGGTTACGGCGACGACTACGGAACGCACGCCGCGAGTGATATCCCAGGCTTTCTCAACTGAAATATGGGAACTAGCTGTTACTTGATTAGCACCTGTGTTGTTGAGATACCATTGCTGGGGATAGAGGGAATCTTTGGGGCGGTAGTGTTGCTCTTGTCGCACGACGATATTAGGTTCGGCGGTTAGTACCTCTTTTCGCCCCATGAGTCGGTTAGCTATTTTGACGGGGTTTTCTGTGGCTTGTGGGGTAAGGTGAAAGACGAAGGTGTTGGGAATGCCGTTGACTGGTTTGAGTAGTTGTAAACCATGTTCGGATGCGATCGCATTCCTCGTTTCTTCCTCCACAGAGGGCGCAAATTGTATTGTCACCTGATCTGTGAGGTAAACTAGCGTTTGCGGATTCTCTTTGAGCTGGTAGACGTGGCTGGCAAAGGCAACATCTTCTGATGCTCGTGCCGCTTGCATTGCTTTGTCTCGCCCGGATGGGTCTACTATAAATTCTTGTAAGTCGGCTTTAGGAATTTCTAAAGTTGGTTTGGCGGGGACACTTTGGGTTACGTCAGCTGCTTGTGAAGTTGGGCGGACTGTAAAGCGATCGCTCACTTTCTCCAGCGCCAATTCTTCTCCTCCCCGTTGTAAAATATTCCCTACACTCTCTTCTGGTACACCACTAGCGGATTGGTAATTGGTCATTGAAGTATTGCTAATTGAAGGATTGAAATATTGCTCATTATCTTACCCAGTCCCATTTAGGTAATCGGTAACTCAACCAAAAAGCAAGTATTCCCCAATTTACTTTCTACTTGAATTGAACCTCCTAAATAGGTTATCAATTTCTGCACTAGCGCCAGTCCTAGACCAGTTCCACCATGTTTCCAGCGATCGTTACTGGGAATGCGGTAAAATTGGTCGAAAACGCGGGGTAATTCGCTTTCTGGAATCTCAACACCAGAATTGCTCACGCTTATCTGAATCATTCCCGCCACTTCACGGACAGCCACGGTTATTTTTTCGCCTGGGGGAGTGTACTTACAAGCATTATTTACTAACTCTGTAATTATCCGCTCCAAACTGAAGGAGTCGGAATATAAAATAGGCAATTCTTTGGATATTTCTACTTGGAAAATTTGCTGCTGGTTTTTGGTTCGCTGTTCAAAAGGCTCCATTACATAAGGAATCCAGTGTTGGAGTTCAATATCTATTCTTTCTAAAGGGTATAAACCCGCATTTACTTGCTGCAATTGCAGTAAATCGTTAATCAAATTTATTTCTCGTTCGCATTCGTCATTCAACATCTCCAGGTAGATAATAGATTGGCTATTATCTGGATTTTCTGCTGTTGAATTACCGAAAGAATTATTCGTTTGAATTATTATATCTTCCAACATTTCAATTGCCATCTTCATGTTGGATATAGGCGTGCGTAATTCGTGAGAAACTGTACTGAGAAAATCATCTTTTAGCTGGTTGACTTTCTCTAGTTCCTTTACTTGAACAAGAGTCGCTTGGAAAAGGCGGGCTTGTCGAATTGCGATCGCGCATTGATTCGCTACTTGTTGCACCAATCGAATTTCTAATTCATTAAACAGATATTCCTGGTGATGAAGTAACCACAAGTTCCCTAAAACTCCTTGGTTATCAAAAATAGGACAAGCCAGTGCTGCAACATGACTAGGGATAGGATTAGTAAGTTTAGAATCTAATTGGCAAAATTGCAGATACTGCCCTTGCAAAAGGTTAGAATAAATCTCAGTAAAAGCAGCCATTTGCACTGCATAATTCTGATGTGAAGGCAGATAAGTTGTATATTCTTGGCAAATAGTGGAAGTTGCTTCTTCAAGGTTGTACAAGGCTGTACCACAGTAACCTACTTCAAGTCCAATGGCTAATTCTTGTACGGCTGTTTGTAGAATTTGGCTTTCGTCGAGGCTGTCACGCACTTTGTCAGTAATTCGTTTTAGCATCGCTTCAAATTTGAGAGCTTGCTGCAACTGAGCTGTACGTTCCTGTACCTGACGTTCGAGGTTGCTGTTAAGCCGCTGCACTTGTTGGTAAAGTTCAGATTGTTGAATAGCGATCGCTGCTTGGGTTGCCAATGAAGAAAGACAATCAATCTCTAACTGATTCCATTGTCTGGTTGAGGAACAATGATGAGCAACTAGCAATCCCCATAACTTGGTACGATTAGGCTTTGGGGATGAGGGATGAAGCTCTGAAACTTGTTCATAGTTTATTATTTTTCCTTCATCATTGGCTGCATCATTTAGCTCATCTTCGATTGCTTCTGATTGCAGAATTGGTACTACCAAATTAGCTCTAACTTGAAAACTGGTTAGTAAATCAAGGTGACACCGGCTTAACCCACCATTGTTAACATCCGTTGTTGCTTTGACCCGACCTTGTTTGTAAAGGTTAATATACTTTTCATTAAAACAGGGATCTGTAATTTTTGAGCCTAAAATAGGTTTGTAGCGTTCATCTACAGATTCTACTTCTATAAATCCACTCCAGTTGGATAGGAAACGATAAATAACGACGCGATCCGTTTGCAAAAATTCTCTTACTTGAGTTACTGTAGTCTGAAGAATTTCTCTTAAATCTAAAGACTGACGGATTTGCTGGGTAATATTTCCCATCAACCGCAACCGATCGTTTTGCTGTTGCAATTCTGCTGTAGCTCGACTAGCATCAAGAAGACGGCGCACCCGTTGACGTAGCACTGCCCAGTGGATAGGCTTGGTAATGTAATCGGTAGCACCAGAAGCAAACGCCCGATCCACTGAATGAGAATCTTCAAGAGCAGTGATAATTAAAACAGGAATGCGATCGCCTTGAGGAAGTTTTCGCAGCAGGGTACAACAATTAAAGCCATTGATTGTCGGCATCAAGGCATCTAGTAAAACAATATCTGGGCGCAGTCGAAAATACTCAGCTAAAGCTTCCGCACCATCACTCGCCTCTGCTACCCGATATCCGTCTTTTTCCATCATGGCGCGCAGCTGAAGCCGGGTTAACCTGTCGTCTTCGACAATCAAGACTAGGTAAGGTTGTTTTCCAGTTGCGGCGGTATTCAGCGTTGACGAGGAATTTATATTCATACCTGACTGGGCTGACATTCCACCTGTAAAGCAGCTTTAACTTTGCCATACTCTAATTCCATAGCAGAAATTAAAGCGGATGCAGCGGAAAAGTTTTTCTCATGACTCATGAGTTCCATCTGTCTACAAAGTTCGGCTAGTTGTATAGCTCCAAAAGTAGCGCTGTTTGCCTTCCAAGTGTGGGCTGCTCCCTCAAGCGCGATCGCATCTCCATTGCTAATAGCTTTTTTCATTTTTTGCAGTAATTGGGGGGAATCTTCTAGATAGCACTCAACTAAATCTTCTACTAAATCCGAGTTAATTCCACCCATTTGTTCCAAAAATGATTGCAGCACTTCGGTATTAATGGCATCCCTGAAGTCTATGGGTAAAGACGAGGATGACGATTCTTTTATTGACATTTTTAGCGATTCTTCTTGCTCAGCCATCAGCTTTTTAGCCTCACTCCCGTTTAAAGGTTGACACTTCCTCAAAGTGGAAATCAACTCTTCAAATCGAATCGGCTTACTGATATAATCGTCCATACCAGCTTCAAGACAAGCTAAGCGATCGCTTTCCATAGCATTAGCTGTCATGGCAATAATTCGAGGTCTTTGTAATCGCGCATTCTGCTGGCTTCCAAATAACTGCCAGTCTTGACAAATGTGCCTTGTTGTTTCCAATCCATCCATTTCTGGCATCTGCACGTCCATCAGCACCACATCATAAGATTTGTGGCGCAAAGCTTCTAACACTTCTAACCCATTATTAGCTACATCAGCTTCATAGCCAACTTTTTTTAGTAGATGTAACGCTACTTGCTGATTTATCTGATTGTCTTCAGCTAAGAGAATCCGCAAAGGTAGCCTTTGCTCTACTAGAAAGTCAGCTTGAGATAAAGTAGAAGTAGAAAGCGATCGCTGGAGAGTTTCATCACTTTCTCGTAGCTTCAATTGTTCTGGCGCTAAAATCCCTACCAAAACATCATAAAGTTGGGATTGTTTAATCGGCTTGTATAACAAAGTCGCGTTTAGTTCTTCTACCTGTTTCTCTTTTTCTTGCCTACCCAACGGAGTCAATATTACTAAAGGTAGTGTCTTACCACCCGGTAATGAGCGAATCTCTCTCGCTAACCTCAAATGCTCCATTTCTGGCATTTGAATATCCAGAATTGCAACATCAATGCCGCTTCCTGAACGCAAACAGCTTAAAGCTTCAACTCCCGATGCAACTGTTTGGCTAGACATTCCCCAGGATTTGGCTTTTGAAATTAAATTTTTACGATTAGTGGCATTGTTATTTACAATTAGCAGTCGCTTTCCAATTAATTGCGACTTAAAATCATCATCTTCCACGCCGTCAGCAGAACACTGGGTAAGCATCGTGAAATAGAAGCTAGAACCGCGCCCTAATTCACTTTCAAACCACATTCGCCCGCTCATCATTTCGCTCAACTGCTTGCTAATCGCCAATCCCAACCCGGTACCACCATATTGACGAGTAGTGGAAGAATCAACCTGACTAAATGGTTGAAATAGGCGATTTTTGCGGTCTAAAGGAATGCCAACGCCTGTATCTTTAACAACAAATTTAATTTCATAATGACTGACTTCCGAGCTACCATTGGTAATTGATAATTGGGGTTCACCGTTGTTACCTATTACCGATTCTCGATTATTAATGAGTTTTTTTGCTGATACTAATACCGTCACTTCTCCTTGGGCGGTAAATTTAACAGCATTACTCACTAAGTTCAGCAAAATTTGCCGCACTCTTGTAACATCGCCCACAATTGTCTTAGGCGTTCCTGGCTCGATCAAATATGCTAGCTCTAAACCTTTTTCAGCTGCTTTAGGCGCTAATAAATCTAATACTCCCTCAAGGCAACTTATTAAACTAAAGGGTTGTTCTTCCAATTCCAGCTTTTTTGATTCTATTTTTGAGAAATCAAGTATATCGTTAATTATTGTCAGCAATACATCGCCGCTGGTACGAATTGTTTCGGCAAAGTTTTTTTGTTGAGGTGTTAAGTCGGTCAGTAGTAACAACTCTGCCATGCCAATTACCCCATTCATGGGAGTGCGGATTTCATGGCTCATCATTGCCAAAAACTCACTTTTGGCACGGCTAGCTTGCATTGCTGCCATTCGTAAGGCAACTTCAGCCTGCACGGTTCTTTGAGCAGCAAGTCGTAAATCTAGTTCATCAATAACAATCGCGGCTAGTTCCCTGAGAGTTTGCATTTCTGCTTCTG
Coding sequences within:
- a CDS encoding response regulator encodes the protein MIPTNELERLAAVRRYNILDTPPDGAFDRITALAARSFNVPISIVTIVDHDRIWFKSHHGLDVQQIGREPGLCASAILQDEVYTVLDAKVDPRTLANPLVAGEFGLQFYAAAPLLTRDGFRLGTLCVIDYEPREVTEAEMQTLRELAAIVIDELDLRLAAQRTVQAEVALRMAAMQASRAKSEFLAMMSHEIRTPMNGVIGMAELLLLTDLTPQQKNFAETIRTSGDVLLTIINDILDFSKIESKKLELEEQPFSLISCLEGVLDLLAPKAAEKGLELAYLIEPGTPKTIVGDVTRVRQILLNLVSNAVKFTAQGEVTVLVSAKKLINNRESVIGNNGEPQLSITNGSSEVSHYEIKFVVKDTGVGIPLDRKNRLFQPFSQVDSSTTRQYGGTGLGLAISKQLSEMMSGRMWFESELGRGSSFYFTMLTQCSADGVEDDDFKSQLIGKRLLIVNNNATNRKNLISKAKSWGMSSQTVASGVEALSCLRSGSGIDVAILDIQMPEMEHLRLAREIRSLPGGKTLPLVILTPLGRQEKEKQVEELNATLLYKPIKQSQLYDVLVGILAPEQLKLRESDETLQRSLSTSTLSQADFLVEQRLPLRILLAEDNQINQQVALHLLKKVGYEADVANNGLEVLEALRHKSYDVVLMDVQMPEMDGLETTRHICQDWQLFGSQQNARLQRPRIIAMTANAMESDRLACLEAGMDDYISKPIRFEELISTLRKCQPLNGSEAKKLMAEQEESLKMSIKESSSSSLPIDFRDAINTEVLQSFLEQMGGINSDLVEDLVECYLEDSPQLLQKMKKAISNGDAIALEGAAHTWKANSATFGAIQLAELCRQMELMSHEKNFSAASALISAMELEYGKVKAALQVECQPSQV
- a CDS encoding lysophospholipid acyltransferase family protein, with product MTQLDPSETTIATATPAKGVSVNSRVLPWLASAGYKLTSCVVMPFYIGSSEITGQENLPATGPVILAPTHRSRWDAFVVPYAVGKPVTGRDLRIMVSADEMTGLQGWFISRMGGFPVDTRNPGLGSFRHGVELLERGEVMVIFPEGNIYQDGRLHPLKAGLARIAVQVESENPGLGVKIVPISIRYGSRVPHWGCGVKVNIGTPISVANYSCTGKPKTSAKKLTADLEAALIQLDESEAVTVDTVCAPTPLEKVSSAQG
- a CDS encoding S8 family serine peptidase encodes the protein MTNYQSASGVPEESVGNILQRGGEELALEKVSDRFTVRPTSQAADVTQSVPAKPTLEIPKADLQEFIVDPSGRDKAMQAARASEDVAFASHVYQLKENPQTLVYLTDQVTIQFAPSVEEETRNAIASEHGLQLLKPVNGIPNTFVFHLTPQATENPVKIANRLMGRKEVLTAEPNIVVRQEQHYRPKDSLYPQQWYLNNTGANQVTASSHISVEKAWDITRGVRSVVVAVTDDGFDLNHPDFQGAGKIVAPKDFKDQDFLPLPGEQDENHGTACAGVAVAEETGSGIVGVAPGCALMPLRTTGFLDDESIEQLFEWAIQNGASVISCSWGPAAVYFPLSLRQRAALTRAATIGRDRKGCVIVFAAGNANRPISGTINEQGWPNNLLKGPTQWLGGFTVHPDVITVSACTSLSKKSAYSNWGNVTISAPSNNAPPGMWFEQTGYISTAPEVRTALPGLGVLTADRLGAAGYSSNNFTNDFGGTSSACPVVAGVAALVLSANPDLTAQEVRRILQQTADKIVDPDPDPQLAFRLGTYDVNGYSQWFGYGKVNAFKAVQAAKEQRVQQSKPSQVLNGRNNNSLAIPDDNPQGITSPIQVPQTGSVRDIHIGINIEHSFLGDIEVSLIPPTGQTVLLQGRTLGSATQLQGTYTLQNTPALKQLLDSPAAGVWHLLVVDYAQLDTGTVKSWELTLGI
- a CDS encoding GAF domain-containing protein — translated: MSAQSGMNINSSSTLNTAATGKQPYLVLIVEDDRLTRLQLRAMMEKDGYRVAEASDGAEALAEYFRLRPDIVLLDALMPTINGFNCCTLLRKLPQGDRIPVLIITALEDSHSVDRAFASGATDYITKPIHWAVLRQRVRRLLDASRATAELQQQNDRLRLMGNITQQIRQSLDLREILQTTVTQVREFLQTDRVVIYRFLSNWSGFIEVESVDERYKPILGSKITDPCFNEKYINLYKQGRVKATTDVNNGGLSRCHLDLLTSFQVRANLVVPILQSEAIEDELNDAANDEGKIINYEQVSELHPSSPKPNRTKLWGLLVAHHCSSTRQWNQLEIDCLSSLATQAAIAIQQSELYQQVQRLNSNLERQVQERTAQLQQALKFEAMLKRITDKVRDSLDESQILQTAVQELAIGLEVGYCGTALYNLEEATSTICQEYTTYLPSHQNYAVQMAAFTEIYSNLLQGQYLQFCQLDSKLTNPIPSHVAALACPIFDNQGVLGNLWLLHHQEYLFNELEIRLVQQVANQCAIAIRQARLFQATLVQVKELEKVNQLKDDFLSTVSHELRTPISNMKMAIEMLEDIIIQTNNSFGNSTAENPDNSQSIIYLEMLNDECEREINLINDLLQLQQVNAGLYPLERIDIELQHWIPYVMEPFEQRTKNQQQIFQVEISKELPILYSDSFSLERIITELVNNACKYTPPGEKITVAVREVAGMIQISVSNSGVEIPESELPRVFDQFYRIPSNDRWKHGGTGLGLALVQKLITYLGGSIQVESKLGNTCFLVELPIT